Within Clostridiales bacterium, the genomic segment TGATGCCTTTGACCCTGCCGCCCGCGCCGAGCGCACTCGAAAAGACCTTGAACTGGGAGTTGGCGAACGTGGACGTGAGGCAGTGAAGCTCCATTCCGAAGCGCGTGTCGGGACGGTCGGAGCCAAATCGGTCCATCGCCTCGGCGTAGGTGACACGCGGTATCTCGGCAGACCACGGAGCGCCCGCCGCCGCCATGACTTCCGCCATAACCTCCTCGACGGTAGCGAGCACGTGCTCTTGCGTGCAAAACGACATCTCTATGTCGATTTGCGTGAACTCCGGCTGGCGGTCAGCGCGCAGGTCCTCGTCACGGAAGCACCGGGCGATCTGGTAGTAGCGGTCGGCGCCGCCCACCATAAGCAGCTGCTTGAAGAGCTGGGGAGATTGCGGCAACGCGTAGAACTTCCCCGGGTTCATGCGACTCGGCACGATGAAGTCGCGCGCGCCCTCGGGCGTTGACTTCGTGAGAATCGGTGTTTCTACCTCGAGGAACCCTCTGTCGCCAAGCGAACGGCGAAACGCCTGCGCCACGGTATCGCGAAGCACGAGGCACGAGAGCATCTCGGGCCTGCGGATATCGACGTAGCGGTAACGCATGCGAGTCGTCTCGTCGGTCTCGATGCCGTCTGAGACCTCGAAGGGGGGTGTCTCGGCGGTATTGAGGATCGTGGCCGAGAGAATCGCTACCTCCACCTCGCCGGTGGGCATCTCCGGGTTCTTAGTTCCCTCCGGACGTGCCCGGACCACGCCTTCAAGAAGGACGACCCATTCGGGGCGCAAACGTTCGGCGATCGCGAAGGCCTCGCCTGTCTCCGGCGCGAAGACACACTGCACGATACCGGTGCGGTCGCGAACGTCGACAAAGATGAGTCCCCCATGATCGCGGCGGCGGTGCACCCATCCCGCGAGCGTGATGGTCTGGCCGACGTGATCGGCGCGCAGATCTCCACACAGGTGCGTGCGAACGGAGTGGGCGACGTGGGACATCTGGGGCTACCGCCTTCCTAGCTGATGAGTCCGCGCACCGCGTCTGCAACGCCGGTGATCGCGATCCGGGATTCTTCTCTCGTACCCATGTGCCTTAGTGTGACTTCGCCTGCGGCGATCTCGTCAGGACCGACCACGACCACCACGCGCGCGCCGAGACGGTCCGCCTGCTTGAACTGCGCCTTGAGCGAGCGGCCCTGGTGGTCCATCTCGGCGGCGACCCCACCGTCGCGCAGCGCGGCCACCACCGAAAAAACGGTGCCGGACACCGACGCGTCAACACGCGCCACGTACGCCTCGGCCACCGGTGGCGCAGGCACCTTGACGCTGGCCGCCTCCATCGCGAGCAGGGTACGCTCGAACCCGAGCGCGAACCCGAGACCGGGTGTGGGCGGCCCGCCGTACTCCTCCATCAGGCGGTCGTAGCGGCCCCCTCCTCCGATGGCGTTTTGCGCCCCGAGACCGGCATCCGCTTGGACCTCAAACACGGTGCGCGTGTAGTAGTCGAGGCCACGCACAAGGCGCGGGTCCTCGATGTAGTCGATCCCGAGCGTGTTGAGGTGGCCCTTGACCGCAGCGTAGTGCACGGCGCACGCCTCGCAAAGCGAGTCGCAAATTGACGGAGCGTCGGCCATGATCGCCGCACACGACGGGCGCTTGCAGTCAAACGCTCGAAGCGGGTTGGTGTCCGCTCTGCGATTGCACTCGTCACACAGTTCCGCCGCGTGATCGCGAATGTAAGCCGCGACATCCCGGCGGTAGGCGGGACGACATGCGTCGTCACCCATCGAGTTGATGAGTAGCCGCGTGTTTTCCGCGGGGATGCCAACCGCCTCGTAGAATCGCCACAAAAGCGCGATGACCTCCGCGTCCGCGCTCGGCCCGTCCGCACCTAGGCACTCCACGCCAATCTGCCAAAACTGGCGCATCCGGCCCTTCTGCGGGCGTTCGTAGCGAAACATCGGACCCGCGTAGTAGACCTTGGCGACCGAGCCTTGTGGCACGAGCGAGTGTTGGAGCGCGGCACGCACGACGCTCGCGGTGCCCTCGGGCCTGAGCGTGAGTGAGTTAGGCGGGTCGCTGCGGTCGAGGAACGTGTACATCTCCTTGGAGACGATGTCGGTCGCCTCGCCGATGCCGCGCGCAAAGACCTCGGTGTGTTCGAAGATCGGAGTGTAGATCGGCTCGTAACCGTAGCGCGCGAACAGCTCCTGCGCGGTGCGAGTCAGGTACTCCCACGCCCGCGCGGTCGCGGGAAGCATGTCGGCGGTACCCCTGGGCGCGCGTACGTCCATCGGTTGGGTGAAGACCTCCTCGGCGCAATGAGTCGATACGGGTTTCCGATTATGCGGCAACGTGGGCGCGATAGCCACGGCATCGCGAAAGGCCGTGGCGGGCGATACCCCTCGCGGGAGTGCCGCAGACGCTATGCCCTCGGGAAGAAGGGGTTCACTGCGCGCTCACGGCCGATCGTGGTGTCAGGACCGTGCCCCGGATGAACGAGCGTCTCGTCGGGAAGTGGCGCGATGCGCTGGGCAATCGAGCGGCTGAGCGCACGCGCGTCACCGCGCGGAAAGTCGCTGCGGCCAACACTCCCGGCGAAAACCGTGTCGCCGCTGAAAAGGTGCCCGTGTCCATACAGGCAGATGCAGCCCGGCGTATGTCCGGGGGTGTGAAGCACCGTAAACGTCAGCGAGCCGCACTCAATCACGGAACCGTCAACGAGCGTGCGATCCGCTCTTGGAGCGGTTGCGTGAAACCCGAACAGCGCGCCACCCGTCCCTTCCGGAGACACGATGAACTCAGCGTCGTCAGCGTGCACGAGAAGCGGCGCGCCGGTAGCTTCACACACCTCGCCAGCCGCCCCGAGGTGATCAAAGTGGCCATGAGTCAGTATGACGGCCGCGACTGGAGTCTCAGCCAGCGCGTCAAGGATGCTCTTGGCTTCCTCGGCGGGGTCGATCACGAGCGCGGCGGCGCCGTCGTCGTCACTGATGATGAAGCAGTTCGTGTCGAGTGGGCCTACTACGAGGCGTTTTACCCTCATCCGTTCTGTCCTCTCGTACGCGCGCGCCCTTCACCGGGCATCATCCGCGCCGCTTCGAACACGCCGTCTATCGCACGGACATCTTTAAGCAACGTGTTAAGCCGCTCCATATTGCCGAGTTCGAAGAGGAAGCGCATCGTCGATATCCCACCACGATCCGTGGCCGTGTGGGCGGCGAGCACGTTTACGCCCGCCTCGGCAAGAACCGACGTGACATCCTGCAACAACCGCATGCGATCTACAGCCTCGATCACGATCTCAACCTGGTACGTGGTCTCAGAACCGCGGTCCCACTCCACATCAATGATGCGCTCCGGGCTCTTGAGAAGATCGGTGGCGTTTGGGCAGTCGCGCCGATGGACAGACACCCCCCGTCCTCGCGTCACGAAGCCGACGATTTCGTCTCCGGGTACGGGGGTGCAGCAGCGCGCAAGCCGCACAAGGATGTCATCGATGCCCTTGACCTTCACCCCGCCGCCGGTCGTTTTCCGTTTCGATCGTGGCGGCACCATTGGCACCGAGAGCGGCAACGCCTCGGGCTCAGGAGTGGGCTTCCCGGCCTCGACCGACATGTGCTTGAGCAGCTTTCCCGCAACCTGCTTCGCTGACGCTTTCCCGCTCCCAATGTGCGCGAGCAGGTCCTCGGCAGCCTGCAAGTTCATCTCGGAGGCGACCGCGTTGAGCGCGCGCGTAGCGGGCGACGAGCTGATCCCAAGCCCGTGCTTGCGCATCACCTTGCCGAGCTCGTCGCGGCCCCGTTGCAGGTCGTCTTCACGGCTCGCCTTGCTGAAGAAGTTGCGTATCTTACTTCTCGCCGAGGAGGTCTTGACGACGTTGAGCCAATCCCTGCTCGGCCACGAGCTCTTGTTCGTGAGGATCTCGACCCTGTCGCCCATCTGCAATTCATAGCCGAGGGGCACGATCGCACCGTTGACCTTCGCGCCAACGCAGTGGTGCCCGACCTCGGTGTGGATGGCGTACGCGAAATCGATCGGCGTGGAGCCTCGGCGCATCGATCGGACGTCGCCTTTTGGCGTGAAGACGAACACCTCGTCTTCGAACAGATCGATCTTGAGCGCCTCCATGAACTCGCGCGGGTCTTTAAGCTCGGTTTGCCACTCAAGCATCTGACGGAGCCACGCCAGCCGCTCGTCAAAGCTCTCGTCGCTGCGGCTGCCTTCCTTGTAGCGCCAGTGAGCGGCGATACCGTACTCGGCGGTCCGGTGCATCTCCTCGGTGCGGATCTGGATCTCAAGCGGCCGTCCCGCTGGACCGATGACGGTCGTGTGCAGCGACTGGTACATGTTGAACTTGGGCATCGCGACGTAGTCTTTGAAGCGCCCCGGGACCGGCTTCCAGATGCTGTGCACGGTACCGAGTGCGCCGTAGCAGTCTTTCACGGAGTCAACGATCACGCGCAATGCGATGAGGTCGTATATCTCGTTGAAGTCCTTACCTTTGTGCGACATCTTCTGGTAGATGCTGTACAGATGCTTGGGCCTGCCGCTGATCTCCGCTTCAACGCCGATTTCGGCGAGTTCTGACTGGAGCTGATCGATCACCTGGTGCAGGTAGGCCTCGCGCGCCGCCCGACTCTCGGCAACCATCTTTTGAACCTGATGGAACTTGCGTGGCTCGAGGTAGTAAAACGCGAGGTCTTCAAGCTCCCACTTGATGCTTGAGATGCCGAGACGGTGCGCGAGCGGCGCGTAGATCTCCATCGTCTCGACCGCCTTGTCGCGCCTGCGCTCAGGTGGCAGCGCCGAGAGGGTCCGCATGTTATGAAGCCGGTCAGCGAGCTTGATCAAAATGACACGGATGTCCTTGGCCATCGCGATGAGCATCTTGCGCAAGTTCTGGCTCTGCGCCTCAGAAAGCGACTCGAACTCAATCTTGCCGAGCTTGGTGACCCCATCTACCAGGTCAGTAACCTCGTCGCCAAAGCGTGCGCGGATCTCGGCGAGATCGTACCGGGAGTCCTCGACGACATCGTGCAGGAGGGCCGCCTTGAGTGTCGCGGTGTCGAGATGGAGTTCTGAGAGGATGAGACAGACCTCGATCGGGTGTTTCACGAACGGCTCACCCGACTTGCGCGTCTGTCCCTCGTGCGCCTCGACCGCAAGCGCATACGCCTCCGCGAGATCGGTGAGGTCTGCGCCAGGGATATACTTCCTGACCTGCTCCTCGATCTGTTCGATGGTGGCGGGCACGAAGCGGTCCTCCTCGGCGGGTTACACGGGTGTAGGCAGGATAGGCCGGTTGAACCGTTCCAGCAACTCGTCCGCCGTTGCGGCAAGCACCCACTCCTTGAACGCGCGGAACTCCGCGATCTCCTCAAGACCCTCAGCGTAGCGCACTGACGCGGAGAGTTCGACGTGCGGCGGGTCCGGAACCA encodes:
- a CDS encoding bifunctional (p)ppGpp synthetase/guanosine-3',5'-bis(diphosphate) 3'-pyrophosphohydrolase, which encodes MPATIEQIEEQVRKYIPGADLTDLAEAYALAVEAHEGQTRKSGEPFVKHPIEVCLILSELHLDTATLKAALLHDVVEDSRYDLAEIRARFGDEVTDLVDGVTKLGKIEFESLSEAQSQNLRKMLIAMAKDIRVILIKLADRLHNMRTLSALPPERRRDKAVETMEIYAPLAHRLGISSIKWELEDLAFYYLEPRKFHQVQKMVAESRAAREAYLHQVIDQLQSELAEIGVEAEISGRPKHLYSIYQKMSHKGKDFNEIYDLIALRVIVDSVKDCYGALGTVHSIWKPVPGRFKDYVAMPKFNMYQSLHTTVIGPAGRPLEIQIRTEEMHRTAEYGIAAHWRYKEGSRSDESFDERLAWLRQMLEWQTELKDPREFMEALKIDLFEDEVFVFTPKGDVRSMRRGSTPIDFAYAIHTEVGHHCVGAKVNGAIVPLGYELQMGDRVEILTNKSSWPSRDWLNVVKTSSARSKIRNFFSKASREDDLQRGRDELGKVMRKHGLGISSSPATRALNAVASEMNLQAAEDLLAHIGSGKASAKQVAGKLLKHMSVEAGKPTPEPEALPLSVPMVPPRSKRKTTGGGVKVKGIDDILVRLARCCTPVPGDEIVGFVTRGRGVSVHRRDCPNATDLLKSPERIIDVEWDRGSETTYQVEIVIEAVDRMRLLQDVTSVLAEAGVNVLAAHTATDRGGISTMRFLFELGNMERLNTLLKDVRAIDGVFEAARMMPGEGRARTRGQNG
- a CDS encoding MBL fold metallo-hydrolase; translated protein: MRVKRLVVGPLDTNCFIISDDDGAAALVIDPAEEAKSILDALAETPVAAVILTHGHFDHLGAAGEVCEATGAPLLVHADDAEFIVSPEGTGGALFGFHATAPRADRTLVDGSVIECGSLTFTVLHTPGHTPGCICLYGHGHLFSGDTVFAGSVGRSDFPRGDARALSRSIAQRIAPLPDETLVHPGHGPDTTIGRERAVNPFFPRA
- a CDS encoding histidine--tRNA ligase, which translates into the protein MDVRAPRGTADMLPATARAWEYLTRTAQELFARYGYEPIYTPIFEHTEVFARGIGEATDIVSKEMYTFLDRSDPPNSLTLRPEGTASVVRAALQHSLVPQGSVAKVYYAGPMFRYERPQKGRMRQFWQIGVECLGADGPSADAEVIALLWRFYEAVGIPAENTRLLINSMGDDACRPAYRRDVAAYIRDHAAELCDECNRRADTNPLRAFDCKRPSCAAIMADAPSICDSLCEACAVHYAAVKGHLNTLGIDYIEDPRLVRGLDYYTRTVFEVQADAGLGAQNAIGGGGRYDRLMEEYGGPPTPGLGFALGFERTLLAMEAASVKVPAPPVAEAYVARVDASVSGTVFSVVAALRDGGVAAEMDHQGRSLKAQFKQADRLGARVVVVVGPDEIAAGEVTLRHMGTREESRIAITGVADAVRGLIS
- the aspS gene encoding aspartate--tRNA ligase, whose translation is MSHVAHSVRTHLCGDLRADHVGQTITLAGWVHRRRDHGGLIFVDVRDRTGIVQCVFAPETGEAFAIAERLRPEWVVLLEGVVRARPEGTKNPEMPTGEVEVAILSATILNTAETPPFEVSDGIETDETTRMRYRYVDIRRPEMLSCLVLRDTVAQAFRRSLGDRGFLEVETPILTKSTPEGARDFIVPSRMNPGKFYALPQSPQLFKQLLMVGGADRYYQIARCFRDEDLRADRQPEFTQIDIEMSFCTQEHVLATVEEVMAEVMAAAGAPWSAEIPRVTYAEAMDRFGSDRPDTRFGMELHCLTSTFANSQFKVFSSALGAGGRVKGINAKGAGDWSRGRIDALNQLAIDNGAKGLAWVAFPTDGDVRSPVAKFFSAEEIDSLRDVLAIEPGDLALIVADQHDLANVVLGVLRVRLAEEMGLAASGFHPLWVVDFPLFAWDEEEKRYTASHHPFTRPFDEHVNALESDPASVLSYSYDLVINGLEIGGGTLRVHDTALQRRIFTVMGLDEAEAADKFGFLLEALASGAPPHGGIAFGFDRLVMLLAGGRSIRDVIAFPKTSSGACPLTGAPDAVSARQLKEVHLKSE